A genomic stretch from Arachis stenosperma cultivar V10309 chromosome 3, arast.V10309.gnm1.PFL2, whole genome shotgun sequence includes:
- the LOC130969352 gene encoding defensin Ec-AMP-D2-like, with protein MERARFGLILCLVLLIASQEMVVQSEGRKCDSQSHHFKGKCFSDTNCASVCHGEGFTGGECRGFRQRCFCTRNC; from the exons ATGGAGAGGGCACGATTTGGGCTTATCCTTTGTTTGGTTCTTCTCATCGCTTCTC AGGAGATGGTGGTGCAAAGCGAGGGAAGAAAGTGTGATTCACAGAGCCATCATTTTAAAGGGAAATGCTTTAGCGACACAAACTGCGCATCCGTTTGCCATGGTGAGGGCTTCACAGGTGGCGAATGCCGTGGCTTCCGTCAGCGCTGCTTTTGCACTAGAAATTGTTGA
- the LOC130969351 gene encoding patellin-3-like, whose translation MMAEEAPKNQEAVVVTHVPPPEAEEEKKQPVTLGTHLSKLPESGTFKEESTKLSDLPDTHNKALQELKSLVQEALNNHQFSVPNQPKQQHKPEEAVTAEKESETKEEEKASEPATKTDNEEEVGEEVKETAVVEVEEKVVAAPSIDDDGAKTVEAIEETVVAVSVSTTESPHPPAQKVCQEAKEDVPLPPEEVSIWGIPLLADERSDVILLKFLRARDFKVKDAFAMMKNTIRWRKEFGIDELMEENLGCDELEKVVFMHGFDKEGHPVCYNIFGEFENKELYKKTFSDEEKRQRFLRWRIQFLEKSIRKLDFNPGAISTIVQVNDLKNSPGLAKWELRQATKEALQLLQDNYPEFVAKQVFINVPWWYLAVNRMISPFLTQRTKSKFVFAGPSKSADTLLRYISAEQLPVKYGGLSKEGEFGNSDAVTEITVKPATKHTVEFPVTEKCLLSWELRVIGWEVSYGAEFVPSSEGSYTVIIQKARKVSSSEEPVLCNSFKVGEAGNVVLTIDNPTSKKKKLLYRLKTKTSPSD comes from the exons ATGATGGCCGAGGAAGCTCCAAAGAACCAAGAGGCGGTGGTGGTTACACATGTTCCGCCGCCTGAGGCCGAGGAAGAGAAGAAGCAGCCCGTGACTTTGGGCACTCACCTCTCCAAGCTTCCGGAATCCGGAACCTTCAAGGAAGAAAGCACCAAGCTTTCTGATCTCCCTGACACCCACAACAAGGCGCTACAAGAACTCAAGAGCCTCGTTCAGGAAGCTCTTAATAACCACCAATTCTCTGTCCCTAACCAACCCAAGCAACAACACAAGCCTGAAGAAGCTGTAACTGCTGAGAAAGAAAGTGAAAcgaaagaggaagaaaaagctTCTGAACCTGCCACGAAAACAGACAACGAGGAGGAGGTGGGAGAAGAAGTGAAAGAAACCGCAGTGGTTGAGGTTGAAGAAAAGGTGGTGGCTGCTCCATCCATTGATGATGATGGTGCAAAAACTGTTGAGGCTATTGAAGAGACCGTTGTTGCTGTCTCTGTTTCAACAACAGAGAGTCCACATCCACCGGCACAGAAAGTTTGCCAAGAAGCCAAGGAGGACGTGCCATTGCCACCGGAAGAGGTATCCATTTGGGGGATACCACTTCTTGCAGACGAAAGAAGCGACGTCATCCTCTTGAAGTTCCTTCGCGCCAGAGACTTCAAAGTGAAAGACGCTTTCGCCATGATGAAGAATACAATCCGGTGGAGGAAAGAGTTCGGAATTGATGAGCTAATGGAGGAGAATTTAGGTTGTGATGAACTGGAGAAGGTGGTGTTCATGCATGGATTCGACAAAGAAGGACACCCTGTTTGTTACAACATATTCGGCGAGTTCGAGAACAAGGAGCTGTATAAGAAGACATTCTCTGATGAGGAGAAGAGGCAGAGATTCCTGAGATGGAGGATTCAGTTCTTGGAGAAGAGTATTAGGAAACTGGACTTCAATCCTGGCGCCATTTCCACCATTGTTCAGGTCAATGATCTCAAGAACTCGCCTGGTCTTGCCAAGTGGGAGCTTAGACAAGCTACCAAAGAAGCCCTTCAGCTACTTCAGGACAATTACCCTGAATTTGTGGCCAAACAG GTGTTCATCAATGTGCCATGGTGGTACCTTGCTGTGAATAGAATGATAAGCCCTTTCCTTACCCAGAGAACCAAGAGCAAGTTTGTGTTTGCAGGGCCTTCAAAATCAGCAGACACCCTTTTGAG ATACATTAGTGCAGAGCAACTTCCGGTGAAGTATGGTGGACTAAGCAAAGAAGGGGAGTTCGGAAACTCCGATGCTGTTACGGAAATCACAGTGAAGCCAGCAACGAAACATACGGTGGAATTTCCTGTTACTGAG AAATGTTTGCTTTCTTGGGAGCTGAGAGTTATAGGGTGGGAAGTAAGCTATGGTGCTGAATTTGTTCCAAGCTCGGAAGGTAGCTACACGGTGATTATTCAGAAGGCTAGAAAGGTTTCTTCATCAGAAGAACCAGTGCTTTGCAACAGTTTCAAGGTTGGTGAGGCTGGAAATGTTGTCCTCACCATTGATAATCCAACCTCTAAGAAGAAGAAGCTCCTCTATCGCTTGAAGACCAAGACTTCCCCTTCTGATTGA